The sequence ATAATAAATATGATCAAGATACAAAAAATTTGATTaaggtacgaaaaatgtgattaagatacaaaaaaatgtgattaaaatataaaaaatatgatcagtATATGAAAAAAGCGACCATCGTATGAAAAAATGTGAGTTATTGGTCaaggtatgaaaaatgtgactAGTTAATCAaggtatgaaaattttgatcaatgtaataaaaatgttattaaggtaaaaaaaaaataaatataatcaagGTATAAAAAATGTGAGTGAAAAATATGATCAGGGTACAAAATATATGATTATGGTACAAAAAATGTGATTAAGGTATTAATTATGCaacttgaaatgaaaaatatgattggTGTGAAAAATCTGACTAaggtataaaaaatatgatcaaggtatgaaaaatgtgattaataaataaaattagggtACAAAATATGTGAGGTATGGAAAAtctagtaataataataataaattcatttattttcttactttttcttgttcacttttctcaaattttgaaaataattttttttctatatttttcatgtcttttttccctatattttcctaatcttttttatttttctacatCTTTCATGTCCTTTTTAATGAAGTTAATTGttgatgtatttttaaatttatttaacattgTTTTAATCTACTATAGAAATACTATCAACAATTAAAAAGATGaattgttagaaaaaaatactatcaaaatgCATTTAATCCtcttcatataaatattaactaaaataaatattaacaaaataattacaatcTACAtgcattattatatataaaaaatgagcaTTAGTATCTAGTAACATCATTTTGAAcaataaatgaattaatattattatttttacaaacaaTATAAACTCTttactaatatattttttaaaaaatgttttttgttactttatATTTCTatgaaataacataaaattaattaaaaattttccttttaaaaaacattataaactCTTTactaaattaaagaaaaaataattttttttataaatataatctcTAACTCATAactttatatttgaattaaaaaaaaaaaaacattcttacCTTAAAGAGTATAAAGtcttcaaccttttttttttttgtccctttttgaaattttttattattaaatgaatcTTCAGCCGCtccattttcaatcttttgtacaaaatgattaaaaaatatataaatatatatgtaaatcccattttaatttagTTGTGAGgtgaattaatttatatatttattttttacaaacaaGATAAACTTTgtactaaatatattttaaaaaatatttttagcataaTCTTTGAGTTACaacttatattttcatgaaataacataaactaaattaaaattattctttttataaatattataaactctttactaaattaaaaaaataagtttttttaacataatcTTTAACTTATAACTTTAGatttgcataaaataaaataaatattcttaccCTAATAGTATAAAATCGTCAACTtctttgcaattttatttttatatacaaaatgatttaaaaaaagatataaatccattttaatttggttgttaaataaattgatttttatatttaatttttaatcccATTTATACAAGTCATTCTTAAACATGACAATGAAtttattgttataatttttttttttgttaatattagGTAGGATAcatcaaattttaattcttaatcaatgaaaaaaaggTTGTACAAAAGATAGAATTTTAGGATGCTTacaattggtttttatttaatttttttattacaaccTCTTTACGGATGTCAATATCCCATTTGCTAAAATTTGAAGGTATGGTATTGAAAAGTTGCTTAGATGGCATAGTTTGATCCTTGTTTTATACTTGTGTTTCATtgctatttattttaatttcatttttttataatctaatctcatatatttatactcatgtccgataatttaaatttcatcatatatttttaataatcaagattgtaaattctaaaatataaaatcgatatcctataattttttttaaaatttatttaatttgaataggACTCTCATGAGTTAAACTTCTAGGACTTGAATACTATTCATTCATTCCTTTCATAATTTATGCATATCATTTGGGTTCAACTACATAACGAACTCGATATCTAttgaaaaatatcattaataggATGGTATGAACTTGCAAGTCTTATTACTTTATACTCAAGTTTCATTACTCTATCACTCATGTGTGGTCTCATTACTTTATACAGTTGATACATATTTTTGTATCTTGATCCATCATTTTATACGTTCAtcccaatttttaattttttttatgcattagTTCTATTTGTTTGTAACttgatttcatatatttatactcTTATTTAGTTATTCAGATTTTATTATACATTTTAACAATCGAGATTCGGACTTTGATAAGTATCGATACATTATATTGGATTTTTCCAATTGAATGTCATTGAATTacattaaattaacataaaattgATACCGAGCAATTTAATATCTATTATTTAAACACCCATTTGACAATTATAATTGGTTTAATCGATtctttaagtttcaaatttatatcaattatatAAATGGACTtaccttttataaataatttataaaattaatataagctattaaaaaaaaccttatttttttaaaagaaaaaaattataaaaatagtcTATTGAATTTATGCCAAATATTTCAACATAATGTCCACAAAGAAGAGAGgaagaatataataaaaaggCAAATTCATTACTTTGTATCGCCATTTCCATTCAGAATCAATCCATATCCAATGAAGAAAGCaacattttggaaattgaagcaTCTAATTATAGTGAAGAGTCCCAGTATAGAGTGAGGTGATGATGTAATGGAATCAATAGGAGAAAAAAGGTGGTAGATTCCCTCTTGAATGTCTCAAGTCTTTTTCTTACCAAATTTGCACCTGTGAGTAAGTTTTGCACTATTCACTTTCCTTTTATGGATagttcctttatatatatatatatatatgtaatttattttgtttaattttactTAGAACTTGAAGTATAAGGTtgatattatttagtttttattaaatataaaattaatttttgtacaagttaaaatatgatttttacgGTTCTAACTTCtatatttgacatttttctaaaatataactCTATATTCGACATTTTTTCGAATTATAAGTTTTTCTAagcaaaattaatcaaataggCATAAAAGTTGGTATGgacaatatgttttttttttctttgatatccGTAGATGTCCGGGTTAGCTTACACGCACCTCGACTAATCTCACGGGGCCCTGAAGTTAACGACGGAGTAAGCCTCCAATGACCTTGAGGGGACTCGAACTAGTGACAACAATATGTTGAAACCTAATTGCACATTATTATGTaactattaacaaaataaatccatttttgtcaactttttaattatattagattaataaatttattattctcatttagttattaaaatatttttaaatattaaaacttgagTTTAGAGTTGTTATTTGATACATCAACttagtgacttaataacttagtGATTTAACTTATATcaatgtcaaattttttttgtaaacataatTTTAGATGCAAGTAAAAGTAGGTTAGTTATTTCGATTTGatacttaaaatcatttttaactttaaggtgcaatattaagatattttcacaaaaaaatttgGGATAGATATAAACTAATtcattaaattacttttaagttattaagttaatttatcaaacaccctacTAATAAAAACTCATAAGAACTGAAGTTGCCCATATACTTGGCGGAGATTATGAATTCCCAAACCAACCATGAGTTGGGTTTGACATGGATTGGACATATTCATAGGTTGAGTTATTGTGTTATCGCGACACATCGAGAAATCCTTTTAACCATGTGAGTTGCAGTTATACTATATGTTTGCCATATAGCTCCTACTTGATGGGATTTCTTCCTTTTGGCTCACATACACACCAGTAAATATAATTCCTAGAATATGATGGCATGTAAAGAAGATGTTTCTCTGAATTGGAATGAAAGATCAGCATCATCTTTCACCCTCAAGTTTTTATATTCATTGCTTTGTACAAAAAGATGATCCTTCAGTGTTAGTTACAGTGCCCAAGAATCATATTGTTTcaatatttgcaataatttatttgtaagatttGACACATTGTTCTTACTTTGAATGTAACAGTAATGAGGAAGGGATAGCTGGTAAGTCCATTTCTGAAAGTATTAGATTCTGAGAAGAGGAAATGGATGCTTGCCTGCCCTTATCGATCTCCCATCACTTTCTGGAGATGCTTATGATTTGTTTAGTATTCTCTTGTGATTAACAGCTGAAAGGGTCACGTGGGGATGGAGATCATCACctgaaaatggtaaaaaaagggaaatgaatACTCGGAACTCGTGACGATCTCTCAGGCTTCGCTATGCTGATGCATGAATATGAGTTTAACCATGGATTCTGTCATCCCCAATTGCTGAAGACTGTCCTCCAacaagagggaaaaaaaagggatttGTAAAGTTGATGACATGACTTGAGAATTTTCTATTGCCTAATTCCCTATTTTCTTGGGGTTGTTTGCCTCTCTATGTGtgtagatatatatatatatatatatatatatatatatatatatggaagtATACAACCTAAGGAGTTAGAAGAGGGGTGTCAGAATATACTTACTGGTTCAGTGCTGAAATAACCATATAGTAGAGATGAACTGCCATGGACAACTCAAGACTGTTGCTGCAATGGTGGCTGTTAATTTTGGATTATCAGTGGCGAATGTACTTATTAAGATGATCCTCGACCAAGGAGCAAACCATTTGGTTGTCATCACATACAGACAGTCTATTTCTACTGTTTTTATATCCGCCGTCGCCTTCTTTCTGGAAAGGTATATTTGCCATTTGCTCAATGCCTAAAGCTGGCTAGCCAGCTAGCTTCACTCAGTATATAAAGATCTCATGCAGATAGTATGTTTTTCTTGCAGGAAAAGCAGGCCAAAGCTCACATTTCGGATTTTATGTCACCTTTTTGCTAGTGCCTTACTCGGGTTCGTTGTACTAATCATCGATCATCTTGAATTACTACTCTCTGTATTGTTGTTTTTGTTGAGAGCTTCTGAAAAGTACTGTGTTTTTCAGGGCAACTCTCACGCAATACTTCTTCCTTCTTGGCCTTAAATACACATCTGCTACTTTTTCTTGTGCTTTCATCAACTTGGTGCCTGCAATCACATTCATACTGTCATTGGTATTCAAGTAAGCATAAATCATTAAGGTATTCTTGTTCTTATGATTGTCGAGGGAAAAACAGTAGTTGTAATTGTATTGAGCTCTTTCAGGCTAGAGAAAGTGAACTTAGGAAGCAAGTGTGGGAGAGCTAAGGTGTTGGGGACATTCATTTGCATTGGTGGAGCCTTATTGCTGGGGCTTTACAGAGGGATGCCATTAACAAACCCTGCATATCCCCAAGCCGAAATCCCTGGAACAAGCCATGCCAAGACCAGCATTTCATCCCACAGGACAAAGAGCTGGGCCACCGGTTCAATGGTTTTGACAGCAGCAAGCCTCACTTGGTCTTCATGGTTCCTTCTACAAGCCGGAATTAGCAAGAAGTACCCCTGCCAATATTCTAGTACCGCGATAATGTCCTTCTTCAGTGCCACTCAGGCAGCTATCTTAAGTTCAATTTTGGATAGGGACCTCTCCTTGTGGATTCTGAAAGGGAAGTTAGAGATCTCTAGTGTCATCTTTGCTGTAAGTATTCCCTCACAATCCAAGTACTATTAAGAAACCGGTATTGCTTCATGTGCTGCACTACACTGTTCTTTATGACAATAAATGGTTGCAGCATACTTACAGATTTCAAAAGCTCATCATTTCATGTGTGGATGCAGGGGATTGTGGGATCAGGCTTGTGCTATGGGTTAATGTCATGGTGTGTAAATCAAAAAGGCCCGGTCTTCACTGCAGCATTCACCCCTTTCATACAGATATTTGTAGCCATCTTTGATTTCTCTATCCTGCATGAACAAATCCACCttggaaggttttttttttcccttcaccATTCTCGAAAAAACCACTCATTTACAACACAATTACACCTTTCTAAGTTCCTAATATCCTCTACATTTGTAATGGACAGTGTTCTGGGATCAATCCCAGTCATAGCTGGTTTGTACATTCTTCTGTGGGGTAAAAGCAAGGAGGAAGAGGATTGTGTGATGAAGCAGTCCCAAGTAGCTGAAGAAGATCCAGAATGTGATATGGCCCCACAAGTTGTCCCAATCACTGGAACTCAATGAACCCTGAGTGAACCCGGGTTTTCAAATAGCATGTGCTTGATgtacaagaaagaaagattatTATGTGGCCAACTTGAAAGGACCTGCCATATGAAGATCATGATATCGATCAATTTCAATGCTAACAATATTCCAGAGCAGAATCACCATGACACGTGCTTGATATACtagaaaaaaacacaaaataatacTGATGCTGACTAGTATCTTATCATTGAATGAAAAATCTTCTGATTTGAGCCATGTTTCTGACTGTTTCCACATGAACTAGAATCCTATGCCATGAATTGTTCAGTATTCCTCTCAGGACTAATGGCTTACTGCTTTGGCAACAATGACACATTGGCCTCAGCCTTGAAAAGCACCCATGCCCATTTGTCATTGCTTATATCATCAGCAACGCATGGGATTCCAGTCTTTTAGTGCTTGGATGCCTCCACCCATGTCTTGCCACACCCACATCCAGAGACAGCATACCCTCCTACTGTCTTTATTTGGTAGATAATGATGAGGAGGAGGAGGACGAAGAAGGGATGTAGCAGGATTCTTTATAGCATATATGGAtatcaaatccaaataaaaaataggaaagaaagcTTGTAAAAGTTTCCTGATGACGTTCACATACATACATGCCTGTAAGCTCACTAAAGTTTAAAGAGACGGCTAACCTTTCCCACCTTTAATTACTGCATCCAGATCCTCCAAGGAACAAATGTTAAAATGATAAAGAATGGATGCTTGAGAGCTTTATAAACTAGATGCTTATTATGTCATTGTATATGTAAAACGCTGGCCAACAGTCTAGATGTGAATCATGTTCAGCCATCAAATATTTTGTAAGTTAATCTAGTAAAGAATTTATGCTTCCTTCAAAACTTTATGACACGAAGATAAACTTATAAACACTATACATTATGGATAGATATATGAAGAAGAATGAGACATATTCGTTAAATGAAAGGAGTAGAGAAGCATGAGATTTTTCTAGACtcgataatttaatttaattttttgccttttataatattctatatattataataaaatgatatttttcatttgtGGAGGTAGATATGATTAATCGAATCCCATGAAGACCTCGTGCATTTTTGGATATGAATcattttatctttgtatttttacttTTGTTGACATAACATCATAAATCATAATTCTTTACATTCTTTACATGTGTAgatgaatttataaaaactatatatataataaatagagaTATGATAAAGAATGATAGACAATTAactaatgaaaaaacaaaagatatttCAGATTCAATAATTAGATCTAATTtctatattcttattttctataaaataatagaatCATCTTTCTCATATGTGACAGAAGATGATATTGATCCGATCATATTAAAACCTTGCACATTTTcatgtaaattattattattttatctttgtaacAAAACATGATAATCCTAATTTTCATGTGCATCcatttttttgagttttgggtcaaaatgacccatttattaaaaaaaaaatataagatctaACCATTTTATGAAACTCATGTTCAAATTGGCCTTTTTAGTGCCACATAAGAGCCAcgtcataaaatatatatatatatatattcataattttagttaaagccTCAATTGGcaattgagacttcatttttgaaataaagcCGTAGTTGTCaactgagacttcatttttgaactgaaGTCATAATTGCTATAAGAGGCTTTAGTTTTTGAATTGAAATCGTAATTGTCAATtgagactttatttttaaactgAAACCTCAGTTAACAATTGatgcttcatttttgaactaaagtcgCAATTGCCAATTGagacttcaattatttttttttttaaatttaaaatttaattaaaaattagtaaattataatttattattgaaattaaaaaaatacacttaaataataaattatttatatttaaacttaagaatctagtattacttcaacaaacataaattgataaatagaagatattataaatgaatattttatttattaataaattaataatcttaaaataataaatttatataacatataaataatatataaaattgtataatttattaatttaagatatttaatttgttgttttttaagatattaatttatttgtattatgataaagttatttttatcgAAATAACAATATACTTTTAAGTCGTAGTTGCCAACtgagattttaattattttttaatttcaaatttaattaaaactattaaattataatttattattaaaattaaaaatataaactttaataataaattttttatgtttaaacttaagaatatagttttacttcaacaaacataaattgataaatagaaaatattataaataaatatttatttattaataaattaataatcttaaaataataaatttatatatataaaattgtataatttattaatttaagatatttaattttttttaagatattaatttatttgtattatgacaaatttatctttatcaaaataatagtatacttttaagccGCAGTTGCCATATatagaatttttgacaaaattagttaatgagaTCCATTAGAAAAAGTttactacaaaatgtaatttttagtagCTTAATCAAA is a genomic window of Vitis riparia cultivar Riparia Gloire de Montpellier isolate 1030 chromosome 1, EGFV_Vit.rip_1.0, whole genome shotgun sequence containing:
- the LOC117921201 gene encoding WAT1-related protein At3g30340-like, which codes for MNCHGQLKTVAAMVAVNFGLSVANVLIKMILDQGANHLVVITYRQSISTVFISAVAFFLERKSRPKLTFRILCHLFASALLGATLTQYFFLLGLKYTSATFSCAFINLVPAITFILSLVFKLEKVNLGSKCGRAKVLGTFICIGGALLLGLYRGMPLTNPAYPQAEIPGTSHAKTSISSHRTKSWATGSMVLTAASLTWSSWFLLQAGISKKYPCQYSSTAIMSFFSATQAAILSSILDRDLSLWILKGKLEISSVIFAGIVGSGLCYGLMSWCVNQKGPVFTAAFTPFIQIFVAIFDFSILHEQIHLGSVLGSIPVIAGLYILLWGKSKEEEDCVMKQSQVAEEDPECDMAPQVVPITGTQ